The DNA region AGGAAAGGAAGCATATATTTTAGACCGTGCTTAAATTACATTGTTCTGAAGGAAAGTATAAATTCAGTTTAGGtagggattgtgtgtgtgtgtgtgtgtgtggtgtatttgtaCCTGGATGTGGATGCAAATACATAAATTTGCATAAGCCAGAAAGGGATATCATGTGTtctgctctgcttttctttccttattttcttaaGTCACAGTTACTCATTGActctggagctaggctggtggccagcgagcccagtactggggttacagacatgtgtGGCCATGCCTGACTTTTCATATGACATctaggaatttgaactcagttcccagtgctcttacccactgagctatctccctgacctagttaatagattttattttattttttattggttattttatttatttacatttcaaatgttatccccctccccAGTTTTCCTTTCCACAAACCACctatccctttccccctcccccttgcctctatcAGGGTGCTCagccacccacctacccatttcCACCtcatcaccctagcattcccctatgctggggcattgagcttccacaggaccaaggggctcccctcctactgattccagataaggcaatcctctgctacatatgcagctggagccatggggtcCCCCATGTGAactttttgattggtggtttagtccctgggagctctgggaggtctggttggttgatattgttcttcctgtcaGGTTGCAAAACCCATCAGCTTTTTTAGTCCtcgccctaactcctccactggggtccctgtgtcCATCCCATGTTTTGCTGTGTtcatctgcatctatattggttaggctctggcagagcctcttgggacagctatactaggctccCTAATGTGGAGACTAACAAGCTTGAGTTCTAACCAGTTAGGAAATATGTTAACTACTTAGGTTTTAGCCCTGTGACTGATATAATCTAGCTGTTTAGATAGAACAGTAAATaaggttattatttttaatggtaaTATTAAAATCTGAATATGGTAATGTTGCTTTCATATATTTTCTGGCTCATCTACAGTAAATGTAATGTAAAGGCATGAATTAGGATATTGGTTGTCACCTATATGATATTCTGCATTACTGTATGGACCACTTAGccatctacaaaacaactcccaGCTTCTTCTACAGTTATACAGTAATGCATGTAAGAATATCGCCAGGTCATTTCCTAAAAAGAATTGTCCCTAGTTCTCactaaagtttttatttctttgatactGCTTCTCATTTTCTGTCCCTAAGGAATactaactgatttccagattcaCACTCAGAACTTCAGTAGAAATAGTTTCACTCCTTCCTTTTCAGTCCTTTGCCCCAGAGAGTAGATTTGTTTCTTTGGTGACCAGTCTTTAAGTGGAACAGTGATAAACCAAACCATTAAACACTTACAATTTTTTACTAGCTGTAATAAAAATCATCTCAAGCATATcttatgtttgtgtttctgaaaattgttttttaagagtTACGAAATTGCAACTGCCCTAGAAAATCGAAGCCACAAGGTTCGGTATTCTGATACATTGGAAAGTGGATCGactgtattttctctctctggtACAGTATATTTATTAATTGCCTTtactcaaggttttttttttcctttttgtaaaatATGTGGCTGCACATGCTAATTTTTGCAGTTCAGTAGTGCTATAATCTATTAGTGTGTTGGTTTTGCAAGAGTGTATGGCTGCACTTTGCACTTGCTGAAGAAGTAGTACCAAGTGTGGGATAGATTTGTCCCTTCCGTTAAATGGTGCCTGGTAGAAGATGGGGAAACGTACTTGCTTTGGAACCAAGGTAAAAATAGAAAACTCCACTTGCCTAGTAATAAATATAAGTTGTTAACAGAAGCCAACAGTACAACTGTGGCCAGAATTTACATACCCAAACCAATATATGatatattcctattattttgatttactgaaaaaataaacattgaagaACTTTATAGGGACAAATAAATGTTCctgaaattataaaattgtgTATGAGACATGGACAAAGTACAGGAGTTATGTTAGGCTAAAAAGGTGCTGGTGATATGGAGGGACAGCCTCCATCTGTGTATGGGACGTAACAGGCGTGACAGAAGTGATGGAGGGAAGCAGGCACCAGTCTGTGCCCTATCACACACAAGCTAGTGACCCCAATGCAGAGCATCCATGGCAAGCCTGCACCACACAGTGAAACCATGGcagaatcagaaagaaagaaacagttctGTTAGGAGGTTTACCATTCTATCAGAGATTTTGGAAGGCAGGTGCTTTCTGAATCATCTAAAACGACATGCAGAAAATTATCCAGACCCCAAAGCATTCCTCCTGGTTGAATAGAAAACACTccagagaaaaaggaatatttttgGTGACTTGTGTGTTTTGGTTATCATCTGTATGTTTACAAAGAGGTATTCCTTTCATGCTCTTGAGGAGAACAATGATGTTCAGaggttatataaaatgtataaatgcatTCAGTCACTATGTAATCACACACAGCTTTCTATAGATAGTGTATAGATTATTTTATGAACAGCTATTACTAAGCTTGTTTCCCTTAAGACCATTCTGGCAGTTGGTCCCATTTTAGACACCAGGTATCTGCTTGTTTGAATATATTCAGTTACATGGTTCCTCCTGAGGGAGGAAGGTTTCTTTAATAAGAATTCAAGATTTGCGTTAAACTCCCTTTCTCTCACTGATTCTCACCTTTGACAGTTATTACAGGATCTTCTGAGTCACTGAACACATGCTTGTAAGGTAGTGATCATGGGAGGGCACAGTACCTCCTGGACACCTGTCCCAGTGCCTCCTAGACACCTGTCCCAGTGCCTCCTAGACACCTGTCCCAGTGCCTCCTAGACACCTGTCCCAGTGCCTCCTAGACACCTGTCCCAGTGCCTCCTAGACACCTGTCCCAGTGTCTCCTGGACACCTGCCCTGTGCCTATTGTCTTTTGGCTGTTTACTCATATCCTCTGGAATAGCTTCTCTAATaagccagaaaatattttcaaaaaattttagtatgaaaatttttttaaagatttatttattattataaatgagtacattgtaggtgtcttcagacaccagaagagggcatcagatttcattatgagtggttgtgagccaccatgtggttgctgggatctgaactcaggaactttggaagagcagactgtgctcttacccgctgagccatctcgccagcccgaaaaTTTTTTTGAGTTAAGTTTTCATTCTATAGTCCTGGATGTTTCTATAGCCTGGAATGACCTTGGACTCACCACAGTCATCCTGTCTCAGTCGTCTatatgctgagattacagatgtgtactactACACCTAGATTGAAgggttaacttttaaaatatacttaatcttttaattaaaattaggtGTCACCTTCATGTGTCCAAGtccatggcaaaaaaaaaaaaaaaattactggccaatgtttttcctttaaatatttagaacaaGTCATTCTGTTTTCTAGAGCATGTCAAAGAAATATTCAGACCATTTTGTTATATAAGAATTGTAATAAATTCTATTCCTTATGTGTTTGAGGTCCCTGATCTTGTTGAGCTTATGGCTCTATGTAACTTCATCATATTCACCTTTCCTAGGAGTTGCATTTTTGTTGATGGATGCTAAGGAGTGTATGACATCAGCTGAGGAAATATTTCTTACCAAAATCAAGAAGTTTATTAACATTCACCAAAATAGTTTTTTGGTTCTATTTGCTCCACTCCATGGGCCTGAAGAATGGAATCTCATGTTCAGGATTCATCAGAGGTATGGAAGCAAAGCACAGCCAATTTTTCTTacactgttttgtttatttcagttaTTAATGCTTTTAGGCAGTTGAGTCTTGCTAGAAGGTAAATTTTATAATCTGTCATATGTAATCAAACAGAACAGACAGGTATCTTAAGTCAGGATGACCAGAGTTGATGTTGACAAGGTCCTATTCTACAAAAGCAAAACGAAGTGAGCTTTAAATCCTGGCTACACAGCCACCTCAAATCTTCTAAGGCACAAAGCAGGATGTGACTGAATGAACATGTGTAGAATAGAGCTCTAGCCCTTCCTCGTGCTGCCTGTGACAGCAAATACCAGTCAGTTAGTTACTTAACCACTTTCTTTTCAGATTCTTGGGCAGTAATTTACGAATACTTCCTGTACACAACACAGTGAATGCTGTTGACCTTATGTGCACCATAGCTAAGGTAAGTCACCTGGAGAAAaggcactcatacacaaacacagtgaATGCTGCTGACCTCATGTGCACTATAGCTAAGGTAGGTCACGTGGGGAAAAGATactcatacacaaatatatatacatcttgGCCAGAGATGTTAAggttttgattttaaataaaattttgagatAATAGCACATTTTCTCCCTCCATTTACTTCTTAAAGCCCCCCCCCCTTTagatttatggcctctttttgttacatatgtgtgtgtgttcctaaatactTAACTGTAACCTGTTCAGTCCCTTTAATCTTATTTGCATATGACTTCCAGGCTGACCAATTAGTATTGGGTTACCAATTTGGGAGTTTTCCCCCTCATCTCAGCATTCCTGGGTTTC from Mastomys coucha isolate ucsf_1 unplaced genomic scaffold, UCSF_Mcou_1 pScaffold22, whole genome shotgun sequence includes:
- the CUNH1orf146 gene encoding uncharacterized protein C1orf146 homolog, with protein sequence MDECSGKERVKWTTTIIISSSLKSYEIATALENRSHKVRYSDTLESGSTVFSLSGVAFLLMDAKECMTSAEEIFLTKIKKFINIHQNSFLVLFAPLHGPEEWNLMFRIHQRFLGSNLRILPVHNTVNAVDLMCTIAKTTSKPHIDSICYRMITTKAYIIEQSPVWRTLQKILSTDSVSADSKY